A stretch of Shinella zoogloeoides DNA encodes these proteins:
- a CDS encoding YbjN domain-containing protein produces the protein MSLMELDIGRQSNPVDMIEFVAANNDWTFERSGEDEIAMTVEGKWTDYHVSFSWMEEFEALHLACAFDIKVPESRVNEVHCLLSHVNGQVLMGHFDLWRREDVVIFRQSLLLAGGAEPTNRQVEVLLSSALEACEAYFQAFQFVVWSGMDAQSAVDAVLFETVGEA, from the coding sequence ATGAGCCTTATGGAATTGGATATCGGGCGTCAGTCCAACCCGGTCGACATGATCGAATTCGTCGCAGCCAACAATGACTGGACGTTCGAGCGGTCGGGCGAAGACGAGATCGCGATGACCGTCGAAGGCAAGTGGACGGATTATCACGTCTCCTTCTCCTGGATGGAGGAGTTCGAGGCGCTGCATCTGGCCTGCGCCTTCGATATCAAGGTTCCCGAAAGCCGCGTCAACGAGGTGCATTGCCTGCTCTCGCATGTGAACGGCCAGGTGCTCATGGGCCATTTCGACCTGTGGCGGCGCGAGGATGTCGTGATCTTCCGCCAGTCGCTGCTGCTTGCCGGCGGCGCGGAGCCGACGAACCGTCAGGTCGAGGTGCTGCTTTCCAGCGCGCTCGAGGCCTGCGAGGCCTATTTCCAGGCGTTCCAGTTCGTCGTCTGGTCCGGCATGGACGCCCAGTCCGCCGTCGACGCCGTGCTGTTCGAAACGGTCGGGGAGGCGTGA
- a CDS encoding accessory factor UbiK family protein — protein sequence MTTGANRILDDFAKLMTDAAGAAQGVRKEAETVFRAQAERFFNGMDLVKREEFEAVREMAIKARDENDALLKRIEALEARLEKGA from the coding sequence ATGACCACCGGTGCGAACCGCATTCTCGACGACTTCGCCAAGCTGATGACCGATGCCGCCGGCGCCGCCCAGGGTGTGCGCAAGGAGGCCGAGACCGTGTTCCGCGCCCAGGCCGAGCGTTTCTTCAACGGCATGGACCTCGTCAAGCGCGAGGAATTCGAGGCGGTGCGGGAAATGGCCATCAAGGCGCGCGATGAAAACGACGCGCTTTTGAAGCGGATCGAGGCCCTTGAAGCGCGCCTCGAGAAGGGCGCCTGA
- the lgt gene encoding prolipoprotein diacylglyceryl transferase, which produces MTSITQLFAIMPYPQIDPIAFSIGPVAVHWYGIAYVVGIMLGWFYARRLIETPRLWAGEVPATRAQLDDFLVWAAVGIILGGRIGYILFYDFANVVADPLRALQIWNGGMSFHGGLAGTTLAMILFARRSGIAVWSLFDIVAAVVPIGLFFGRIANFVNGELWGRLSDAPWAVVFPNGGPFARHPSQLYEAGLEGIALLALLAIAIYGFGALKRPGLVTGLFVSGYALSRITVEFFREPDPQLGYLFGGWLTMGMLLSLPMFALGLWAIVRARAADAAEA; this is translated from the coding sequence TTGACCAGCATAACCCAGCTTTTCGCCATCATGCCCTACCCGCAGATCGACCCGATCGCCTTCTCCATCGGCCCGGTCGCCGTGCACTGGTACGGCATCGCCTATGTCGTGGGCATCATGCTGGGCTGGTTCTATGCCCGCAGACTGATCGAGACGCCGCGCCTTTGGGCCGGAGAAGTGCCCGCGACCCGCGCCCAGCTCGACGACTTCCTCGTCTGGGCCGCCGTCGGCATCATCCTTGGCGGGCGCATCGGCTATATCCTCTTCTACGATTTCGCGAATGTCGTCGCCGATCCGCTGCGCGCCCTCCAGATATGGAACGGCGGCATGTCCTTCCACGGCGGCCTTGCCGGCACGACGCTCGCCATGATCCTCTTCGCAAGGCGCAGCGGCATCGCGGTCTGGAGCCTCTTCGACATCGTCGCCGCCGTCGTGCCGATCGGCCTGTTCTTCGGCCGCATCGCCAATTTCGTCAACGGCGAGCTGTGGGGGCGCCTTTCCGATGCGCCCTGGGCGGTGGTCTTTCCCAATGGCGGCCCCTTCGCCCGCCATCCGAGCCAGCTCTACGAAGCCGGCCTCGAAGGCATAGCCCTGCTAGCCCTGCTCGCCATCGCCATCTACGGATTCGGCGCGTTGAAGCGCCCCGGCCTCGTCACCGGCCTCTTCGTCTCCGGCTATGCGCTGTCGCGCATCACGGTGGAGTTCTTCCGCGAGCCCGATCCGCAGCTCGGCTACCTCTTCGGCGGCTGGCTGACCATGGGCATGCTGCTCTCCCTGCCGATGTTCGCCCTCGGCCTGTGGGCCATCGTCCGCGCCCGCGCCGCGGATGCGGCGGAAGCCTGA
- a CDS encoding class I SAM-dependent methyltransferase — MPTPLARKIKALIRTNGPISVTDYFALCLADPEYGYYRTRDPFGTAGDFITAPEVSQLFGEMLGVFLVHAWQRHGAPADVRIAEIGPGRGTMMSDMLRVISRIAPELYESATIHLIETSPKLRGVQRETLGTHAARVAWHDSFEELPEGFVLLAANELFDAIPIRQFIKTAAGFRERLIGLDADDELTFAAGVASLDPALLPENHKTVPNGTIFEIAPAREAVMATIGERIARFGGTALIIDYGHFVTGFGDTLQAVLKHDFDPPLAHPGEADLTSHVDFERLAGAAASVGLHVHGMLHQGDFLVGLGIGERASALGRNRDEETQQSILADVDRLAGSGAGKMGDLFKVLAVGSAPLSLFPFRQPD, encoded by the coding sequence ATGCCGACACCCCTCGCCCGCAAGATCAAGGCGCTGATCCGCACCAACGGCCCGATCAGCGTCACCGACTATTTCGCGCTCTGCCTCGCCGATCCGGAATACGGCTATTACCGCACGCGCGATCCCTTCGGCACCGCAGGCGACTTCATCACCGCCCCGGAGGTAAGCCAACTCTTCGGCGAGATGCTCGGTGTCTTCCTCGTCCACGCCTGGCAGCGGCACGGCGCGCCGGCGGACGTACGCATCGCCGAGATCGGTCCCGGCCGCGGCACGATGATGTCCGACATGCTGCGCGTCATCTCGCGCATCGCGCCCGAACTCTACGAGAGTGCGACGATCCATCTCATCGAGACCAGCCCGAAGCTGCGCGGCGTGCAGCGCGAAACGCTCGGCACCCACGCGGCCCGCGTCGCCTGGCACGACAGCTTCGAGGAACTGCCCGAAGGCTTCGTGCTGCTGGCGGCAAACGAACTCTTCGACGCCATCCCGATCCGCCAGTTCATCAAGACCGCCGCCGGCTTCCGCGAGCGCCTAATCGGCCTCGATGCCGATGACGAGCTGACCTTCGCTGCCGGCGTCGCCAGCCTTGACCCGGCCCTCCTGCCGGAAAACCACAAGACCGTCCCCAACGGCACGATCTTCGAGATCGCCCCCGCCCGCGAGGCGGTGATGGCGACGATCGGCGAGCGCATCGCCCGCTTCGGCGGCACCGCGTTGATCATCGACTACGGCCATTTCGTCACCGGCTTCGGCGATACGCTGCAGGCCGTCCTGAAGCACGATTTCGACCCGCCGCTCGCCCATCCCGGCGAGGCGGACCTGACGAGCCATGTCGACTTCGAGCGCCTGGCCGGCGCGGCGGCAAGCGTGGGCCTGCACGTCCACGGCATGCTGCACCAGGGCGACTTCCTCGTTGGCCTGGGTATCGGCGAGCGCGCCTCCGCCCTCGGCCGCAACCGCGACGAGGAGACGCAGCAGTCGATCCTTGCCGACGTCGACCGTCTCGCAGGCTCCGGCGCCGGGAAAATGGGCGATCTTTTCAAGGTCTTGGCGGTCGGCAGCGCACCGCTCTCGCTCTTTCCCTTCCGTCAACCCGATTGA
- the pgeF gene encoding peptidoglycan editing factor PgeF gives MKDQALPHPIESPLLAERAGKAARHGFFTRTGGVSEGIYRGLNVGLGSQDERGNVHENRARVARWFAVEPDRLATVHQIHSPDVVVVDETYDGARPQADAMVSNTPGVILGVLAADCGPILFCDPEARVVGAAHAGWKGALYGVLENTIAAMEKLGAKRENIIASLGPSISHRNYEVGPEFVERFLGVDKAYERYFKPSEKPGHAMFDLPGLTTQRLKDAGVTAENLDICTYPDEDRFFSYRRTTHRQEPDYGRQISAIMIRG, from the coding sequence ATGAAGGACCAAGCGCTTCCCCATCCGATCGAAAGCCCGCTGCTTGCGGAACGCGCCGGCAAAGCCGCGCGCCACGGCTTCTTCACCCGCACCGGCGGCGTTTCGGAAGGCATCTATCGTGGCCTCAATGTCGGCCTCGGCTCGCAGGACGAGCGCGGGAACGTTCACGAGAATCGCGCCCGCGTCGCCCGCTGGTTCGCCGTGGAGCCGGACCGGCTCGCAACGGTGCACCAGATCCATTCGCCCGACGTCGTGGTGGTGGACGAGACCTATGATGGCGCGCGCCCGCAAGCGGACGCGATGGTCAGCAACACGCCCGGCGTCATCCTCGGCGTGCTTGCCGCCGATTGCGGCCCCATCCTCTTCTGCGACCCCGAGGCCCGCGTCGTCGGCGCGGCCCATGCCGGCTGGAAAGGCGCGCTCTACGGCGTGCTCGAAAACACCATCGCGGCGATGGAAAAGCTCGGCGCAAAGCGCGAAAACATCATCGCCAGCCTCGGCCCCTCGATCAGCCACCGCAATTATGAGGTCGGCCCGGAATTCGTCGAACGCTTCCTCGGCGTCGACAAGGCATACGAGCGCTACTTCAAGCCCTCGGAAAAGCCCGGCCATGCGATGTTCGACCTGCCGGGGCTGACGACGCAGCGGCTCAAGGATGCCGGGGTGACGGCGGAGAACCTCGATATCTGCACCTATCCCGACGAGGACCGCTTCTTCTCCTACCGGCGCACCACGCACCGGCAGGAACCCGACTACGGCCGGCAGATTTCGGCGATCATGATAAGGGGCTGA
- a CDS encoding M24 family metallopeptidase, with protein MALHFDTEEYANRLQRLTSRMREEKLDAVLLFAQESMYWLTGYDTFGYCFFQTLVVKASGDMVLLTRSADLRQARHTSNIEKIEVWVDRVNADPTMDLKNLLSDLDLLGCRIGVEYDTHGLTGRNARLLDNQLQSFGDLVDASTIVSRLRLIKSPAEIAYVERAAALSDDALDAALPLIVPGGDEAAILAALQNAVLAGGGDYAANEFVIGSGADALLCRSKSGRRRLDAQDQLSLQWAGVSSRYHAPMMRTAVIGEPSNRHRELYSACRETMQAMEMVLRPGNTFGTVFETFARILDERGLARHRLNTCGYSVGARFAPSWMDPQMFVVGNPQEIEPNMSLFVHTIISDSESGTAMTLGQTYLTTTDTPKPLSRYGLDFLEI; from the coding sequence ATGGCACTTCACTTCGACACCGAGGAATACGCCAACCGGCTCCAGCGCCTCACCTCCCGCATGCGGGAGGAAAAGCTCGACGCCGTGCTGCTCTTCGCGCAGGAGAGCATGTACTGGCTGACCGGCTACGACACGTTCGGCTACTGCTTCTTCCAGACGCTCGTCGTCAAGGCGAGCGGCGACATGGTGCTGCTCACCCGCTCGGCGGACCTGCGGCAGGCGCGGCACACCTCCAATATCGAGAAGATCGAGGTCTGGGTCGACCGCGTCAACGCGGACCCGACCATGGACCTGAAGAACCTCCTGTCCGATCTCGACCTGCTCGGCTGCCGCATCGGCGTGGAATACGACACGCACGGCCTCACGGGCCGCAACGCCCGCCTGCTCGACAACCAGCTCCAGAGCTTCGGCGACCTCGTCGACGCCTCGACCATCGTCAGCCGCCTGCGGCTCATCAAGAGCCCGGCCGAGATCGCCTATGTCGAGCGCGCCGCCGCGCTTTCGGACGACGCGCTGGACGCGGCCCTGCCGCTGATCGTGCCCGGCGGCGACGAGGCGGCGATCCTCGCCGCGCTGCAGAACGCCGTGCTTGCCGGCGGCGGCGACTATGCCGCCAACGAATTCGTCATCGGCTCAGGCGCCGACGCCCTCCTCTGCCGCTCCAAATCCGGCCGGCGCCGGCTGGATGCCCAGGACCAGCTCAGCCTGCAATGGGCCGGCGTCAGTTCGCGCTACCACGCGCCGATGATGCGCACCGCCGTGATCGGCGAGCCGAGCAACCGCCACCGCGAGCTCTACAGCGCCTGCCGGGAGACCATGCAGGCGATGGAGATGGTGCTGCGGCCCGGCAATACGTTCGGCACCGTCTTCGAGACCTTCGCCCGCATCCTCGACGAGCGCGGCCTCGCCCGGCACCGGCTAAATACCTGCGGCTACTCGGTGGGCGCGCGCTTCGCCCCCTCCTGGATGGACCCGCAGATGTTCGTCGTCGGCAATCCGCAGGAAATCGAGCCGAACATGTCGCTCTTCGTGCACACGATCATCTCCGATTCCGAGAGCGGCACGGCCATGACGCTCGGCCAGACCTACCTGACCACCACCGACACGCCGAAGCCGCTTTCGCGCTACGGTCTCGATTTCCTCGAAATCTGA